The Mesorhizobium sp. INR15 region TCCAGCTTCCACAGCAGGCCCTTGCCGTTCAGTGTGGCGGCGGCTTCGGTCTCGATCTTGCGGTAGGTGGCGGGATCGCTCTTCTGCAAGGCCGACATCATGTCGGCACCGGTGCAGGTCGGGATTACGGCATGCGCCTTGCCGGCCGTGAACAAGAGCACGATGAGGAAAGACAGGAAAAACAGCACATTGACCGCAACAAGCAGCTTCAGCGATGCTGACGCTGCGCGGTCGGCGATGGCAATGACGCGTTTCATGGCTCTATCTTCTTGCTCGACCGTGATCTTGTCCGAAAACCGGGACCCAGTTTTCGGGATCATGGTCAGGTCTAGGATCAAAAAGCGGCAAAACGGTTAATCCGCCCCGTGAAATTGTCCCGAAAGGGTACGTGTTCATGCGCGGGGATGCGCGGACTCGTAGATTTCGAGCAGCCTGGTGGTGTCGACGCCGGTGTAGATCTGGGTGGTTGAGAGACTGGCATGGCCAAGCAGCTCCTGGATGGTGCGCAGGTCGCCGCCACGCCCCAGCAGGTGCGTGGCGAAGGAATGGCGCAAGGCGTGCGGCGTCGCGGTGTCAGGCAGGTTGAGCGCCGAACGCAGCTTCGCCATGTCGCGCTGGATGATGGCCGGGTTGAGCGGCCCGCCGCGCGCGCCGCGAAACAGCAAGCCCTTCGGGTCGAGATGATAGGGGCAAAGCCGGCGGTATTCGGCGATTGCGCGCAAGGCCACCGGCAGCACCGGCACCAGCCGCGTCTTGCCGCCCTTGCCGGTGACCCGCAGCACCGTGTCACCGGGCGATGACAGATCGGCGCCGGCAAGGCCAAGCGCTTCGGAAATGCGCAGGCCGGAGCCGTAGAGCAGTGTCAGGACGGCGGCATTGCGGGCGGCGATCCACGGTTCCTCCGCCAACTGGCCTTCGATCGAGACGACGTGCTTCGCGTCAATTGCGGTGAGCGGCTTGGGCAGCGACTTGGGTTGGCGCGGTGCGCGCAGGGCGGCGGCACCGGCGGCGTTGGCGAGACCGCGCCGCTCGAGAAAGCGCAGCAGCGAGCGGATGCCGGCCAGCCCGCGCCCGAGCGTGCGGGCGCCGGCACCTTCGGCGCGGCGGGCGGCGAGGAAACCCCGCAGATCGGCTGGGCGCAGATTGGCGATGTCGGAAATGCCGGGGGCGCCACCGCAATGGCCGGTCAGGAAATGCAGAAACTGCCTCGAGTCGCGCTCATAGGCCTCGACGGTCGCGGGCGACAGCCGGCGCTCGCGCGCCAGCATCTTCAGCCAGCTTTCGCGTGCCGCCTGAAGGTCGGGTTTTGCCGGGATCAGGAATTCCTGCATGGCGCGCTTCCAATTCGAGCGCCATTTTCCGGCAGCCGGGTTAGGAAGCGGTGAAGAGCCGTCATCGAAATGACAATCAGGGAAATGACAATCGGGCGATCATTGAAATGACGCCGAGGTAGAGCTAGAGCAAGGCAAAGGATGCATGCCGATGACCAAGCCCCAGAACCCCGTCCAGATGGCCGTGATTGGCGCCGCCCACGGCATCAAGGGCGAATTGCGTGTCAAAACCTTCACCGGCGAGCCGCTGGCGCTGGCTGATTATGGCCCGCTCTATGCCAAGGACGGCCGCGCCTTCCAGATCATCGACATCCGGCCCGCCAACACTGTCGTCGTGGTCCGCTTCAAGGGTGTCAGCGACCGCAACGCCGCCGAGGCGCTGGCCGGTACGGAATTGTTCGTCGACCGCTCGATGCTGCCGGACGATGGCGAGGAGGATGAATTCTATCATGCCGATCTCGTCGGGCTCGAAGTTCGGGACGACACTGGCGGTGTGGTTGGCAAGGTCGTTGCCGTGCACAATTTCGGTGGCGGCGATATTCTCGATGTCACGCTGGGCGGCCGTAAAGGCGTGCTGATCCCATTCACGCAGGCCGCCGTCCCTGAGGTGTCTATCGCCGAAGGTTTTGTCCGCATCGATCCGGCAGCGGCTGGTCTGATCGAGGACGAGGATGGCGATGCGCCCCGCGACGAGGACTTCGACCCGAAAGGCAGGCCGCGAGGACCAAGCGACGCCGGGGGCAACCGGTGACGTTCAAGGCCTCGGTGCTGACGCTCTATCCCGAGATGTTTCCGGGTGCGCTTGGCCTGTCGCTCGCCGGGCGGGCGCTTGAAGCCGGCACATGGTCGCTGGACGCCGTCCAGATCCGCGATTTCGCCACCGATCGCCATCGCACCGTCGATGATACGCCGGCTGGTGGCGGCGCCGGCATGGTGATGCGCGCCGACGTGCTGGCCAGGGCGATTGACCACGCCTCACCTGAAAGTGACGCGCGGCCACGCCTGCTGATGAGCCCGCGCGGCAAGCCACTGGCGCAGGCGCGCGTGCGCGAACTGGCGGCCGGCCCCGGCGCGGTCATCCTCTGCGGGCGCTTCGAAGGCATCGACCAGCGGCTGATCGAAGCGCGTGGACTGGAAGAGGTTTCCGTCGGCGATTTTATCCTCTCCGGCGGCGAACCGGCGGCGCTGGCGCTGCTCGACGCGATTGTGCGCCTGTTGCCCGGCGTCATGGGCAATGCGGTCTCGGGCGATGAAGAGAGCTTCGAGAACGGCCTGCTCGAACATCCGCATTACACGCGGCCGCAGGAGTTCGAAGGACGTGAGATTCCCGAAGTGCTTGTCTCGGGCAATCACAAGAAGATCGCCGCGTGGCGGCGGGCGGAGTCCGAGAGGCTGACTAGGGAGCGGCGGCCTGACCTGCTCGCCGCTCAGCCCTTGCTGAAATAGTAGAAGGCGAGGAACAGGCCGACCGCGATGACGAAGCCGCGCACCACATTCTGCGGCACGCGCTTGGCGATCCAGACACCGGTATAACCACCGAGCGCGCCGCCAGGGATCATGACGATCGCCTGAGGCCAGGCGACGACGCCGCCCCAGACAAAGATGATGATCGCGACCGCTGCGATGACCATGGCCAGCATGTTCTTCAGCGCGTTCAGCCGGTGGTAGCCGCCTGATTGCGTCAGGCCGAGCGTCGCCAGCATCATGACGCCCATGCCGGCGCCGAAGAAGCCGCCATAGATGGCGGTGACGAACTGCGCCAGCGATCCGGCCAGCGATCCGACGGCAGCCTCCTGACCGGGCCTGGGCGCCGGCTTCAGCCATGGTCCGGCGGCGAACAGCGCCGTCGCGGCCAGCAGCAGCCACGGCACCAGGACGCGGAACGATGGGTTGTCGAGCGCCAGCAGGATAAGCGCGCCAGCCAGTGCGCCGGCAGCCGAGATCAGGCAGAGCAGCAGCGCACCACGCCAGAAATGCTTGATGTCGGCCCAGTAGGCGAGCGTCGAGGTGATGTAGCCGGGAAACTGCGTCACCGAGGAGGTGGCGTTGGCGACGATCGGCGGCACGCCGACCAGGGTCATGGCGCCGAATGTGATAAATGTGCCGCCGCCGGCGACTGCATTGGCGGCGCCGGACAGAAAACCCGCCAGGAACAGCAGGACCGCGTCGAAAACAGACATGAGAGTGGCGCCGCCGGTGAGAAATGCTTGCTTCTTACGGATTAGGAAGCTTGAAGAGCGGACGCAACCCCCGCGCCGAAGATGCGATTGCGCCAGACGAGCCAAAAAAGACACGGCCAAGGCGTGACAAAGCTCCGAAATAGCTGTATGTGCGCGCCGAACCGGAAGAAAAATCTGCCGGACCCGTCAACAATGGCGGTGTAGTCGCCCCTGCCCGATGTCTCACGACAGAGGGCATAGCCGAGCGGTCAATGGTACTGCAAGGCGAGTGTCGGACGCTCTGACTGTCGGAAGAACAAGAAGTGGATTTCTGAGATGGATATTCTCCGTCAGCTCGAGGCCGAACAGGCCGCCAAGATCGAAGCCAAGCGCAAGCTTCCCGAATTCCAGCCCGGCGATACCGTGCGCGTCCAGGTCCGCGTGACCGAAGGCACCCGCACTCGCGTCCAGGCCTATGAAGGCGTTGTCATCGCCCGCGCCGGCGCCGGCTTCCAGGAGAATTTCACCGTTCGCAAGATTTCCTACGGCGAAGGCGTCGAGCGCGTATTCCCGGTCTTCTCGCCGATGATCGAAGGCGTCGAGATCGTGCGCCGCGGCAAGGTGCGTCGCGCCAAGCTCTACTACCTGCGCGATCGTCGCGGCAAGTCGGCCCGTATTTCGGAAAACACCGGCGTGCGCGCCCGCAAGCTGAACGACGAAGAGCGTGATGCGCTGAACGCCGAGAAGGCCCGCCTCGAGGCCGAGAAGGTCGCCGCCGTGCAGGCACTGGCCGCCGAGAAGGCAGCGCAGGAAGCCGCCGAGAAGAAGGCCGCCGATGAAGCCGCCAAGGCAGCAGCCGATGAGGCCGCCGCCAAGGCAGCGGAAACAGCCACGGCCGAATAAGTTTTCAAGGCATATGCATTTGGAAAGGCGGCTTCGGCCGCCTTTTTCGTTTGCGGATCATGGAAGCGGTCTTCGACGCCAACCGGTCGAAGCGGGGCGCTGCGTGCCGCGCTTCATCAGCATATCGGGCATCAAGGAAAAGTAAGTGTGGCTCGGTTGACTCCATTTATCTTGTACACTAATTGATCGTGTACAATATAAATGGAGAGACGAAATGACCGCACTGTATTCCACCGAAGCTCGTGCCGTTGGCGGCCGCGCCGGCCATGTCCAGAGCAATGATGGCTTGCTTAGCCTCGACCTTGCCATGCCGAAGGAACTGGGCGGCAAGGGTGGCGCCACCAACCCCGAGCAGCTTTTCGCCGCCGGCTATGCCGCTTGCTTCGAAAGCGCCATGCGCTTCATCGCCGGCAAGCAGAAATTGCCGCTGCAGGATGCCTCGGTGACGGCCAATGTCAGTCTGCATACCAATGCGCAAGGTGGATTTGTGCTTGGCGTTTCCCTGGCCGCCGAAACAAAAGGTCTTGATCAGGCGGCAGCGGAAGCGCTTGTATCGGCGGCGCACCAGGTTTGCCCCTACTCCAACGCCATCAAGGGCAATATCGAGGTGGCGCTTTCGGCAAAGGCGCTTCCAGCAAAGGCAGCATGACCACCAGATCACCCACCGAAGCGACAGGCGTCCCGGCGGATTTCGCCGGGGTGCCGAAGCTCGACCAGCATCTCTGCTTCGCGCTCTATTCGGCAAGCGGGCTGATGACGCGGCTCTACCGGCCGCTGCTCGAACCGCTCGGCCTGACCTATCCGCAATATCTGACCATGCTGGCGCTGTGGGAACACGCGCCGCGCACTGTGGGCGATCTCGGTGATACGCTGGGGCTCGATTCCGCGACGCTGACGCCGCTGTTGAAGCGGCTGGAAGCGAGCGGCATGGTCACGCGTCGGCGCGATGCCGCCGACGAGCGCCGGGTGCTGGTCGAACCGACCGATCAGGGCCGTGCGCTCCGCGAAAGCGCCAAAGCCGTGTCGGCGGCGATGCGTTGCAATTCGCCGCTCGATGGCGAAGAGCTGAAATCACTGCATCATACCTTGACCCGGCTGATCGGTGGGTTGCGCGAAGCTACCGGCAAGGCGCCTGCCCTTGAATGACGTGCCTTGCCGTTCACGACACGGACCGTTTCGGAATCGCTGAAATGAAGGCATCGAAATCCTTTTTCGCGCGCAGTTGCGCAGCCGACCGGCTTGCATGACGCTTGCGGAAAGCTAAAGTCGGCGCAGGATTTCCTGCAAGCCCGGCGACGCCCGGGCAATTCAATTCCTGGAGCGTGTCATGACGAAATCGAAACTGCTGCTGGCCGGCCTGCTGGCCCTCATCCTCACGCCTGTCGCGGCCTTGGCGCAGGCGCTGCCCGACCTCGCCGGCAAGAAGGTGGTGGTGGTGACGGAAAACGCCTACCCGCCGCTGCAGTTCATCGACGCCAAGACGGGAAAGCAGATCGGCTGGGAATATGACGCGATGAACGAGATCGCCAAGCGGCTGAACTTCACCGTCGAGTACCAGAACACCTCCTGGGACGCGATGATCCAGGCGGTTTCCGACAACCAGTACAATATCGGCATGACCGGCATCACCATCAAGGATGACCGCAAGGCGAAGGTCGATTTCTCCGACCCCTATATGCGGTCCGAACAGTTCATGCTGGTGCGCGGCGATGAGAGCCGTTTCACCGACGCCAAGACCTTTGGCGCGTTCAAGGACGGGCTGGTCGGCGCTCAGGCCGGCACGACGCCGTTCTATACCGCCGTTTACAGTGTGCTGGACGGCAACGAGCAGAACCCGCGCATCAAGCTGTTCGAGACTTTTGGCGCGACGGTGCAGGCGCTCAAGTCCGGCGACGTCGATGTGGTTTTGACCGACGGCACCGCCGGCAAGGGCTATGTCGACGCCGCCGACGGCAAGCTGAAGCTGATCGGCGGCCCGCTCGGCACCGAGGATTTCGGCTTCATCTTCCCGAAGGGCTCGGATCTGGTGAAGCCCGTCAATGCGGCGATCGCGGCGCTCAAGGCCGACGGCACGCTCGACGCGCTCAACAAGAAGTGGTTCCTCGACTACAAGATGGGGCAGTAGTTTCGTTGGCGCGGGTGCAGTCTGACGACAAGGTACAAGAACTCGCGTTGACTCTGCGCTCCTTTCGCGACCTTCGCGCGCTGCATATCGCATGATGCAGCCATCACCATCATCAACCGCCAAGGCCGACTTCCCCTGGTGGCTCGCCGTGGCGAGCGTGCTTGCGCTGGCCGCGGCTCTTTTCGTCGCGACCAGCGACCTCTACGCCCAGGTGT contains the following coding sequences:
- a CDS encoding tyrosine recombinase XerC — translated: MQEFLIPAKPDLQAARESWLKMLARERRLSPATVEAYERDSRQFLHFLTGHCGGAPGISDIANLRPADLRGFLAARRAEGAGARTLGRGLAGIRSLLRFLERRGLANAAGAAALRAPRQPKSLPKPLTAIDAKHVVSIEGQLAEEPWIAARNAAVLTLLYGSGLRISEALGLAGADLSSPGDTVLRVTGKGGKTRLVPVLPVALRAIAEYRRLCPYHLDPKGLLFRGARGGPLNPAIIQRDMAKLRSALNLPDTATPHALRHSFATHLLGRGGDLRTIQELLGHASLSTTQIYTGVDTTRLLEIYESAHPRA
- the rimM gene encoding ribosome maturation factor RimM (Essential for efficient processing of 16S rRNA), which produces MTKPQNPVQMAVIGAAHGIKGELRVKTFTGEPLALADYGPLYAKDGRAFQIIDIRPANTVVVVRFKGVSDRNAAEALAGTELFVDRSMLPDDGEEDEFYHADLVGLEVRDDTGGVVGKVVAVHNFGGGDILDVTLGGRKGVLIPFTQAAVPEVSIAEGFVRIDPAAAGLIEDEDGDAPRDEDFDPKGRPRGPSDAGGNR
- the trmD gene encoding tRNA (guanosine(37)-N1)-methyltransferase TrmD; this translates as MTFKASVLTLYPEMFPGALGLSLAGRALEAGTWSLDAVQIRDFATDRHRTVDDTPAGGGAGMVMRADVLARAIDHASPESDARPRLLMSPRGKPLAQARVRELAAGPGAVILCGRFEGIDQRLIEARGLEEVSVGDFILSGGEPAALALLDAIVRLLPGVMGNAVSGDEESFENGLLEHPHYTRPQEFEGREIPEVLVSGNHKKIAAWRRAESERLTRERRPDLLAAQPLLK
- a CDS encoding sulfite exporter TauE/SafE family protein — translated: MSVFDAVLLFLAGFLSGAANAVAGGGTFITFGAMTLVGVPPIVANATSSVTQFPGYITSTLAYWADIKHFWRGALLLCLISAAGALAGALILLALDNPSFRVLVPWLLLAATALFAAGPWLKPAPRPGQEAAVGSLAGSLAQFVTAIYGGFFGAGMGVMMLATLGLTQSGGYHRLNALKNMLAMVIAAVAIIIFVWGGVVAWPQAIVMIPGGALGGYTGVWIAKRVPQNVVRGFVIAVGLFLAFYYFSKG
- the rplS gene encoding 50S ribosomal protein L19 — translated: MDILRQLEAEQAAKIEAKRKLPEFQPGDTVRVQVRVTEGTRTRVQAYEGVVIARAGAGFQENFTVRKISYGEGVERVFPVFSPMIEGVEIVRRGKVRRAKLYYLRDRRGKSARISENTGVRARKLNDEERDALNAEKARLEAEKVAAVQALAAEKAAQEAAEKKAADEAAKAAADEAAAKAAETATAE
- a CDS encoding organic hydroperoxide resistance protein; amino-acid sequence: MTALYSTEARAVGGRAGHVQSNDGLLSLDLAMPKELGGKGGATNPEQLFAAGYAACFESAMRFIAGKQKLPLQDASVTANVSLHTNAQGGFVLGVSLAAETKGLDQAAAEALVSAAHQVCPYSNAIKGNIEVALSAKALPAKAA
- a CDS encoding MarR family winged helix-turn-helix transcriptional regulator; this translates as MTTRSPTEATGVPADFAGVPKLDQHLCFALYSASGLMTRLYRPLLEPLGLTYPQYLTMLALWEHAPRTVGDLGDTLGLDSATLTPLLKRLEASGMVTRRRDAADERRVLVEPTDQGRALRESAKAVSAAMRCNSPLDGEELKSLHHTLTRLIGGLREATGKAPALE
- a CDS encoding transporter substrate-binding domain-containing protein, producing the protein MTKSKLLLAGLLALILTPVAALAQALPDLAGKKVVVVTENAYPPLQFIDAKTGKQIGWEYDAMNEIAKRLNFTVEYQNTSWDAMIQAVSDNQYNIGMTGITIKDDRKAKVDFSDPYMRSEQFMLVRGDESRFTDAKTFGAFKDGLVGAQAGTTPFYTAVYSVLDGNEQNPRIKLFETFGATVQALKSGDVDVVLTDGTAGKGYVDAADGKLKLIGGPLGTEDFGFIFPKGSDLVKPVNAAIAALKADGTLDALNKKWFLDYKMGQ